A genomic window from Treponema maltophilum ATCC 51939 includes:
- a CDS encoding FeoA family protein, giving the protein MTVIDLKPGQKAAVTAIGTGDPLLKRRILDMGITPGVEITMIKTAPLGDPLEITLRGYQLSLRKNEARQIEVQ; this is encoded by the coding sequence ATGACAGTAATCGATTTAAAGCCCGGTCAAAAAGCCGCGGTTACGGCGATCGGGACGGGCGATCCTTTGCTTAAGCGCAGGATTTTGGACATGGGAATTACTCCCGGCGTGGAAATAACGATGATAAAAACGGCTCCTCTGGGCGATCCTTTGGAGATTACGCTCCGCGGTTATCAACTGAGCTTGCGTAAAAACGAAGCGCGGCAAATCGAAGTTCAATAA
- the feoB gene encoding ferrous iron transport protein B: MKYTIALAGNPNCGKTSVFNALTGSRQHVGNWPGVTVDKKEGEYRKDKTVTLLDLPGTYSLSPYSEEEKIAHDYIVNEKPNAVIDIVDGTSIERNLYLTLQILETGVPTVIALNMIDEVEKKGDKIDAKKLSEILGVPVIPTCGRNGKGTDELMKAAVEAAKKGTGVKLAKIYDKGDSEEVIADKRYKYIAEIVKQTVVKASKAAAGKAEETVSDKIDKILTNRFLALPIFAVVMYIMFACALSENFLFLGINGPGRWLESLVGTVWEYLTGLVSSGLEAAGAADWAKGLVVDGIFGGIGAILGFMPLVLVLYVLMAFLEDSGYMARVAFVMDRIFRRFGLSGRSFIPLLMGFGCSVPAIMATRTLESEKDRRITAIITGMVPCGAKLPIFAMFSAIFFPKHTTLIMFAIYMSSIVVAIIVSLLMNKIMFKSAVSNFIMELPQYRWPTVKSVLMLGWEKVKGFGVKAGTVILLSTILIWVLSNFNLGSLNGKNLKESEAAGEEPTVMCAMDDSFMASIGNFIAPIFKPLGFGEWRPAVGVVTGWIAKENVVVTFAQLYSDDTSEEYLAEFFGKMSAEELEELGFENGEYDPEAAPDIYSEGILFEGADENALPTMKKDIRTPNAALAYMLFNLLCMPCFAAVGSMKRELKTWKKTLGGVGIQMGTAYIVALLVYWIGFLFI, encoded by the coding sequence ATGAAATATACCATTGCTCTTGCCGGTAACCCGAACTGCGGAAAAACCTCGGTTTTTAACGCGCTTACCGGATCCCGCCAGCACGTCGGAAACTGGCCGGGCGTTACCGTTGACAAAAAAGAAGGCGAATACCGAAAAGACAAAACGGTGACGCTTTTGGACCTTCCCGGAACCTATTCGCTTTCGCCGTATTCCGAAGAAGAAAAAATCGCCCACGATTATATCGTAAACGAAAAACCGAACGCGGTTATCGATATCGTGGACGGAACCAGCATTGAACGGAACTTGTATTTAACGCTGCAGATTTTGGAAACCGGAGTTCCTACCGTTATCGCACTCAACATGATCGACGAAGTCGAAAAAAAAGGCGATAAAATCGATGCAAAAAAACTTTCGGAAATTTTGGGTGTTCCGGTAATTCCCACCTGCGGACGCAACGGAAAGGGAACCGACGAATTGATGAAGGCGGCCGTGGAAGCGGCAAAAAAAGGAACGGGCGTAAAGCTCGCCAAAATATACGATAAGGGCGATTCGGAAGAAGTTATCGCCGATAAACGCTATAAATATATCGCCGAAATCGTCAAGCAGACGGTCGTAAAAGCATCAAAGGCGGCCGCCGGAAAAGCCGAAGAAACGGTCAGCGATAAAATCGATAAAATCTTAACGAACCGCTTTTTGGCTTTGCCCATATTCGCCGTTGTTATGTACATTATGTTTGCGTGCGCTTTGAGCGAAAACTTTTTGTTCCTGGGCATAAACGGTCCGGGCCGCTGGCTTGAAAGCCTTGTCGGAACGGTGTGGGAATATCTTACCGGATTGGTTTCGAGCGGCCTTGAAGCCGCGGGAGCCGCCGACTGGGCAAAGGGTTTGGTTGTAGACGGTATTTTCGGCGGTATCGGCGCCATCTTAGGCTTTATGCCCCTCGTTTTGGTGCTTTATGTATTGATGGCCTTCCTTGAAGACAGCGGCTATATGGCCCGCGTCGCCTTCGTTATGGACCGCATATTCCGCAGATTCGGACTTTCCGGCCGCTCCTTTATTCCGCTTTTGATGGGATTCGGATGCAGCGTTCCGGCTATTATGGCGACCCGCACGCTGGAAAGCGAAAAAGACCGGCGCATTACGGCGATTATCACCGGCATGGTGCCCTGCGGTGCAAAACTTCCGATATTCGCGATGTTTTCGGCAATCTTTTTCCCGAAGCATACGACGCTGATTATGTTTGCGATTTATATGTCGAGCATTGTTGTCGCGATTATCGTTTCTCTTTTAATGAATAAAATCATGTTCAAGTCGGCCGTGTCCAACTTTATTATGGAACTGCCGCAATACCGCTGGCCTACGGTCAAAAGCGTGCTTATGCTCGGCTGGGAAAAGGTAAAAGGCTTCGGCGTTAAGGCCGGTACGGTTATTTTACTGTCGACGATTTTGATTTGGGTTTTGTCGAATTTCAACCTTGGTTCTTTGAACGGAAAAAATCTGAAAGAAAGCGAAGCGGCAGGTGAAGAGCCGACCGTTATGTGCGCGATGGACGACAGTTTTATGGCGTCGATCGGCAACTTCATTGCGCCCATATTCAAGCCGCTGGGATTCGGTGAATGGCGGCCGGCAGTCGGCGTCGTTACCGGCTGGATCGCAAAAGAAAACGTCGTCGTTACCTTTGCACAATTGTACAGCGACGATACATCGGAAGAATATCTTGCCGAATTCTTCGGTAAAATGAGCGCGGAAGAATTGGAAGAACTCGGATTTGAAAACGGCGAGTACGACCCCGAAGCCGCTCCCGACATTTATTCCGAAGGCATCCTGTTTGAAGGTGCCGACGAAAACGCGCTTCCGACGATGAAAAAAGACATCCGCACACCCAATGCGGCGTTGGCGTACATGCTGTTCAACCTTTTGTGCATGCCCTGTTTTGCCGCCGTCGGTTCGATGAAGCGCGAACTGAAAACGTGGAAAAAAACCTTGGGCGGTGTCGGCATTCAAATGGGAACCGCTTACATTGTCGCTTTGCTTGTGTACTGGATAGGATTCTTATTTATATAA
- a CDS encoding heavy-metal-associated domain-containing protein, with protein MINIIVGVAVLALVALAIFSLIRNRKNGGCSCCSGCGSSCGCASSAEKEDDGKVFPAGSSLHIDIAGMHCEKCSTSVTEALNKLDGVRAEVSLQNNSASAKLSKSVSSRAIKEAVGDRGFEVTHIREA; from the coding sequence ATGATAAATATTATTGTGGGAGTAGCGGTACTTGCGCTGGTTGCGCTGGCAATCTTTTCGTTGATTCGGAACAGAAAAAACGGCGGGTGCAGCTGCTGTTCGGGATGCGGATCTTCGTGCGGCTGTGCTTCTTCCGCCGAAAAAGAAGACGACGGCAAAGTGTTTCCGGCCGGTTCTTCGCTGCATATCGATATTGCCGGCATGCACTGCGAAAAATGCAGCACAAGCGTAACCGAAGCGCTGAATAAACTTGACGGCGTAAGGGCCGAAGTCAGCTTACAGAACAACAGCGCTTCGGCAAAACTTTCAAAATCCGTTTCATCGCGCGCGATAAAAGAAGCCGTCGGCGACAGAGGCTTTGAAGTTACCCACATACGGGAAGCGTAA
- the eno gene encoding phosphopyruvate hydratase has product MNYAEIVSVTGREIIDSRGNPTVEAEVMLADGTIGRGAAPSGASTGTYEAVELRDDDKKRFGGKGVSKAVENINGPINDILIGADALDTYEVDRLMIEADGTPNKAKFGANAILAVSIAAARAAAMSLDIPLYKFLGGSNANVLPVPMMNILNGGAHAANTVDSQEFMIMPVGAKTFTEGLRWCTEVFHALAAILKSKGLATSVGDEGGFAPNVSSDAEAIELILEAIKKAGYKPGKDFVLAMDPASSEWKGSKKGEYKMPKSGKKFTSAELVQHWKDLVEKYPICSIEDGLDEEDWEGWALLRKELGDKIQLVGDDLFVTNTERLAKGIKLDCANSILIKLNQIGSISETLEAIKMAHKAGFTAVVSHRSGETEDTTIADLAVALNAGQIKTGAPNRSERVAKYNQLIRIEEGLGKAARYLGMNAFGKKK; this is encoded by the coding sequence ATGAATTATGCTGAAATCGTTTCAGTAACGGGACGCGAAATAATCGATTCTCGCGGAAATCCTACCGTAGAAGCGGAAGTGATGCTGGCCGACGGAACCATCGGCCGCGGAGCCGCTCCGTCCGGCGCATCGACGGGAACCTATGAAGCCGTCGAACTTCGCGATGACGACAAAAAACGCTTCGGCGGAAAGGGCGTTTCCAAAGCGGTCGAAAATATCAACGGCCCCATCAACGATATACTGATCGGCGCCGACGCTTTGGATACCTACGAAGTGGACCGTCTTATGATCGAAGCCGACGGAACGCCGAACAAGGCGAAATTCGGGGCAAACGCGATTCTTGCCGTATCGATTGCCGCCGCCAGAGCGGCCGCAATGTCTTTGGATATTCCCCTGTATAAATTTTTGGGCGGCTCCAACGCAAACGTTTTGCCGGTTCCCATGATGAACATTTTGAACGGCGGCGCCCACGCGGCAAACACCGTCGATTCTCAGGAATTTATGATTATGCCGGTCGGCGCGAAGACCTTTACCGAAGGCTTGCGCTGGTGCACGGAAGTATTCCATGCTTTGGCCGCGATTTTAAAGTCGAAGGGCTTGGCTACTTCGGTCGGCGATGAGGGCGGTTTTGCGCCGAACGTCTCGAGCGACGCCGAAGCCATCGAACTTATTTTGGAAGCGATAAAAAAAGCCGGCTACAAGCCCGGAAAAGATTTTGTGTTGGCTATGGATCCCGCGTCGAGCGAATGGAAGGGATCGAAAAAAGGCGAATACAAAATGCCCAAGAGCGGCAAAAAATTCACTTCCGCCGAACTGGTGCAGCATTGGAAAGACTTGGTCGAAAAATATCCCATTTGTTCAATCGAAGACGGTTTGGACGAAGAAGACTGGGAAGGCTGGGCACTTTTACGCAAAGAACTGGGCGATAAAATTCAGCTCGTCGGCGACGACTTGTTCGTTACAAACACGGAACGGCTTGCAAAAGGAATCAAGCTGGACTGCGCGAACTCCATCCTTATCAAGCTTAACCAAATCGGTTCGATAAGCGAAACGCTCGAAGCCATAAAGATGGCTCACAAGGCGGGCTTTACGGCCGTTGTGTCGCACCGCTCCGGCGAAACCGAAGATACGACGATTGCCGATTTGGCCGTCGCTTTGAATGCCGGACAAATTAAAACCGGTGCGCCGAACCGCAGCGAACGGGTTGCCAAATACAATCAGCTTATTCGCATCGAAGAAGGATTGGGAAAGGCTGCGCGCTATTTGGGCATGAACGCTTTCGGCAAAAAGAAATAA
- a CDS encoding flavodoxin, translating into MKAAVIYASTTGNTEEMAKLICEGLKAGGADVTMMKAGSASAGDIGAYDLLVLGSPAMGAEVLEEDEMEPFFSSIEGSLSGKKVALFGSYDWGDGEWMRTWEDRVRAAGGKLFKNAGLIVHLTPEGDDIAKCSAFGKEAASF; encoded by the coding sequence ATGAAAGCTGCCGTGATTTATGCCAGTACAACCGGTAATACCGAAGAGATGGCAAAACTCATTTGCGAAGGTCTTAAAGCGGGCGGTGCCGATGTCACCATGATGAAAGCCGGATCCGCTTCCGCCGGCGATATCGGCGCTTACGATTTGCTCGTTTTGGGCAGTCCCGCGATGGGCGCCGAAGTTCTTGAAGAAGACGAAATGGAACCCTTTTTCTCTTCTATCGAAGGCTCGTTGTCCGGAAAGAAGGTCGCTTTGTTCGGTTCATACGACTGGGGTGACGGCGAATGGATGCGCACATGGGAAGACCGCGTGCGTGCGGCCGGCGGCAAATTGTTTAAAAATGCCGGTTTGATCGTTCATCTTACACCGGAAGGCGACGACATTGCAAAATGCAGCGCTTTCGGTAAAGAAGCCGCTTCTTTTTAA
- a CDS encoding ABC transporter ATP-binding protein, with product MRYFLSYFKPHRKLFFADLLCAAFIAAADLSFPMLTRYSINNFLGTSDFRSFYIFIACMVALYAVRTGAQYFVTYFGHLFGARVETDMRRDIFAHIESQSFSFFDGTRTGQLMSRITNDLFEITELAHHGPEDLFIAFLTLSGSLILMLTIRWELVAILAFFLPLVILHTALSRKNLMAASKNVKERIAEINTATESSISGIRVTQIFTNEEYEKARFEKNNRCYYAAKRGFYRAMAFFHCRLDFFTSILNVIIIAVGGYLIMQAKMNLTDLITATLFSAAFLQPIRRLTAFVEQYVTGMAGFKRFTEIMRTSEEIKDKPNAVRIDSAKGDIEYENIGFAYNNGTTVLDKVNLSIKAGQTVAFVGPSGSGKTTLCSLLPRFYELNSGRITLDGRDITDIRVESLRRQIGLVQQDVFLFAGTIKENIAYGKTSATDDEIIEAARRAEIHDDIIKTDKGYDTLVGERGIRLSGGQKQRIAIARIFLKNPPILILDEATSALDTATEIKIQKSFEQLAKGRTTLIIAHRLSTIRNADRIAVVSDEGICEQGTHRSLLARNGLYASLYNAQKDLLG from the coding sequence ATGCGTTATTTTTTATCGTATTTTAAACCGCACCGAAAACTTTTTTTCGCGGATTTACTGTGCGCGGCCTTTATCGCGGCAGCCGACTTGTCTTTTCCCATGCTCACCCGCTACAGCATAAACAACTTTTTGGGAACGTCCGACTTTCGCTCCTTTTATATTTTTATCGCCTGCATGGTCGCCTTATACGCGGTGCGTACGGGCGCGCAGTATTTTGTAACCTACTTCGGCCACCTTTTCGGAGCGCGCGTCGAAACCGACATGCGACGCGACATATTTGCCCACATCGAAAGCCAATCCTTCTCTTTTTTCGACGGCACCAGAACGGGCCAACTGATGTCCCGCATAACAAACGATTTATTCGAAATAACGGAACTCGCCCATCACGGCCCCGAAGACCTTTTTATCGCCTTTTTAACACTCAGCGGCTCGCTCATACTTATGCTGACAATCCGGTGGGAACTCGTCGCCATATTGGCGTTTTTTTTACCGCTCGTTATCCTGCACACCGCCCTTTCGCGAAAAAACCTCATGGCCGCCTCAAAAAACGTCAAAGAGAGAATCGCCGAAATCAATACGGCTACGGAATCAAGCATTTCCGGCATACGGGTTACCCAAATATTTACAAACGAAGAATACGAAAAGGCGCGCTTTGAAAAAAACAACCGGTGCTATTACGCGGCAAAACGCGGATTTTACCGCGCCATGGCTTTTTTCCATTGCCGTTTGGATTTTTTTACGTCCATATTGAATGTGATTATCATCGCGGTCGGCGGCTATTTAATTATGCAAGCAAAAATGAATTTAACGGACTTGATAACGGCAACTCTTTTTTCCGCCGCTTTTTTACAGCCGATACGCCGCCTTACCGCCTTCGTCGAACAATACGTAACCGGCATGGCAGGCTTCAAACGATTCACCGAAATCATGCGCACATCCGAAGAAATCAAGGACAAGCCGAACGCAGTCCGTATCGATTCCGCAAAGGGCGACATCGAATACGAAAACATCGGGTTTGCCTACAACAACGGCACCACCGTTTTGGACAAAGTAAACCTGTCGATTAAAGCCGGACAAACGGTAGCCTTTGTCGGCCCTTCCGGCAGCGGCAAAACGACGCTTTGCAGTTTGCTGCCGCGTTTTTATGAATTAAACAGCGGGCGCATAACGCTTGACGGCCGCGACATAACGGACATCCGCGTCGAAAGTCTGCGCCGGCAAATCGGCTTGGTACAGCAGGACGTTTTTTTGTTTGCCGGAACCATAAAAGAAAACATCGCTTACGGCAAAACCAGCGCAACCGACGACGAAATTATCGAAGCCGCCCGCCGTGCCGAAATCCACGACGATATTATAAAAACCGATAAAGGATACGATACGCTTGTCGGCGAGCGCGGCATACGTTTGTCAGGCGGACAAAAGCAGCGCATAGCCATTGCACGCATTTTTTTAAAAAATCCGCCTATTCTCATACTTGACGAAGCGACTTCCGCCTTGGATACCGCAACCGAAATAAAAATCCAAAAATCCTTTGAACAACTCGCAAAGGGGCGCACAACGCTTATCATAGCGCACCGCCTGTCCACCATCCGCAACGCCGACCGTATCGCCGTCGTAAGCGACGAAGGTATTTGCGAACAGGGTACCCACCGCAGCCTTTTAGCCCGCAACGGTCTGTATGCATCGCTTTACAACGCGCAAAAAGATTTATTGGGGTAA
- a CDS encoding flagellar assembly lytic transglycosylase — protein sequence MPRTKFFFPLLLVCSLVSCAARKHDSSPSLYVEGLQALGKNNGQALRCFRESLKTDGSLCALLSKEELLPLLYEQLSFNEIISLTEPQNIAPQRSSPAPQNAAGKNTEIDFIAQIENKNLLRRWRIAALIRSGNPHAEEELSQWLASEPFGTEHARFSADEHLIPFFSDMSDRLQNLIAFKNTLYAKNYARALDILKDRAQNAERAERTDESKNTVSRFFDFCGRSENAVSEVCAAVLYGSRDAAERADYAAQMQDAARLFDEGDKRALFCLLCAARLYARSGESYRARAFEQFELLLQTVTDAQLFDRILWNYADAALKNSARTAIGILQKYAPQWRDPSFFDDTLELLSYELLAARNWKGYYEVYRNLSQYMSADACSKYAFVAGRLAETGLLASTIPDADYKSAYEISYKNTEGSLYYRLLAAERLDIPFADIERSLLQRKKKQSVWPNAQAERLLKECAENGCDDKLYPLFLRFKDHIGSEAASQLNAALIEKKLYPQALRTAVWTFGQSDVPIKNTQLQMLYPRFYNDTVENLCMRYALPEYLAYALIRSESFFDKDIRSNAGAVGLTQLMQSTASDIARKLKIRSYDIADPGTNIEFGIFYLKELIGRLNDSNLLALFSYNAGITKVRRWNAAYPELSKDLLLEVLPYTETREYGRKILTAASLYACLYYGKTTHDIVREIMR from the coding sequence ATGCCGCGCACGAAATTCTTTTTTCCGCTCTTATTAGTTTGTTCCCTTGTGTCGTGTGCGGCGCGCAAACATGATTCTTCACCTTCCTTATATGTTGAAGGATTACAGGCCCTCGGCAAAAACAACGGACAAGCCCTGCGTTGTTTCCGTGAAAGTTTAAAAACCGACGGCAGCCTGTGCGCGCTGTTGAGCAAAGAAGAACTTTTACCCTTGCTGTATGAACAGCTTTCTTTCAATGAAATCATCTCCCTTACGGAACCGCAAAACATCGCGCCGCAACGGTCTTCCCCAGCGCCGCAAAACGCCGCGGGAAAAAATACCGAAATCGATTTTATTGCACAAATCGAAAACAAAAATCTGTTGCGGCGCTGGCGCATCGCAGCCTTAATCCGCAGCGGAAACCCGCACGCGGAAGAAGAACTTTCACAGTGGCTCGCTTCCGAACCCTTCGGCACCGAACATGCACGTTTTTCGGCAGACGAACATCTTATCCCGTTTTTTTCCGATATGTCGGATAGGCTCCAAAACCTTATCGCGTTTAAAAACACCCTGTACGCCAAAAACTATGCGCGCGCACTCGACATTTTAAAAGACCGGGCACAAAACGCAGAGAGAGCGGAACGTACGGACGAATCGAAAAACACCGTATCGCGCTTTTTCGATTTTTGCGGCCGAAGCGAAAATGCCGTATCGGAGGTATGTGCCGCAGTCCTGTACGGAAGCCGCGATGCGGCCGAGCGCGCGGACTATGCCGCACAAATGCAAGATGCCGCACGCCTCTTTGACGAAGGGGATAAACGGGCGCTTTTCTGCCTCTTGTGCGCCGCCCGCCTCTATGCCCGAAGCGGAGAATCTTACCGGGCGCGCGCCTTTGAGCAATTCGAACTGCTGCTGCAAACGGTAACCGACGCGCAATTGTTCGACAGAATTTTGTGGAACTATGCCGATGCGGCTTTGAAAAATTCCGCGCGGACGGCAATCGGCATCCTGCAAAAATATGCCCCGCAATGGCGCGATCCTTCCTTTTTTGACGATACGCTCGAACTTTTGTCTTACGAACTTCTTGCGGCACGCAATTGGAAAGGCTATTACGAAGTGTACCGAAATTTGTCGCAGTACATGTCGGCCGATGCCTGCTCAAAATACGCCTTTGTCGCCGGCCGCCTTGCCGAAACGGGCTTGCTTGCGTCAACAATTCCCGACGCCGACTATAAAAGCGCATACGAGATTTCCTATAAAAACACCGAAGGAAGCCTATACTACCGGCTTTTGGCCGCCGAACGTTTGGACATTCCCTTTGCAGACATAGAGCGCTCGCTTTTGCAGCGTAAAAAAAAGCAAAGCGTTTGGCCGAACGCGCAAGCCGAACGGCTTTTAAAAGAATGTGCTGAAAACGGCTGCGACGATAAGCTTTACCCGCTTTTTTTACGATTTAAAGATCATATCGGTTCGGAAGCGGCATCACAGCTGAACGCCGCGCTCATAGAAAAAAAACTGTACCCGCAAGCACTCAGAACCGCCGTATGGACATTCGGCCAAAGCGATGTTCCCATAAAGAACACGCAGCTTCAAATGCTGTACCCGCGTTTTTACAACGACACGGTTGAAAACCTGTGCATGCGTTATGCACTTCCCGAATACCTTGCCTATGCGCTTATCCGCAGCGAAAGCTTTTTCGATAAAGACATTCGTTCAAATGCGGGAGCCGTCGGCTTAACGCAGCTTATGCAAAGTACCGCATCCGACATTGCGCGCAAACTCAAAATCCGCAGCTACGATATCGCGGATCCGGGCACAAACATCGAATTCGGAATCTTTTATTTGAAAGAATTAATCGGCCGCCTGAACGATTCCAATCTGCTCGCCCTCTTTTCGTACAACGCGGGCATCACTAAAGTACGCCGCTGGAATGCCGCATATCCGGAGCTGAGCAAAGATTTGCTTTTGGAAGTTCTTCCCTACACCGAAACGCGCGAATACGGCCGCAAAATACTCACGGCCGCATCGCTATACGCGTGTCTGTATTACGGCAAAACAACCCACGATATAGTGCGCGAAATTATGCGCTGA
- a CDS encoding LysM peptidoglycan-binding domain-containing protein yields the protein MSNEIIGIKQADGSFYPILQDGKPDNKTIELTTVRDGQTTARIHLYKKEPGSIDEPAYVDTLLIEHLVPHPKREPTMNLNINLDENNVLTAKVVDSETGNSSDIRVSLVNMPESQLQTQSDFTVTDAEPVFAEDVHTAMPDFDTDEFAVPTADEPKEKPVKDEPVDLKDAPDTPVEKSTESKDDFADFGDFDLEDSDLNFDDSDGEKSAAAAMPEIPDFSEETESTEGSEALGDDAADSTMPGDTEMAAGKTDDFSFDMPDFDADEFDVSTDESKERQTEEKPTDIGSVPETSAEQTAESEDNFADFGDFNLEDSDLNFDSAEDKENDFVKSPSAAKENPPLYDLNLPDDIDENAGKKKCRIPMLICIICALLCILAVIGIFLRLPWKNRGGTQNADANIVTVEPPDQKEQPKDAVPPAPEENTIVIVEQEKVEKQEVIPEKTEPAPEAKPQTVRYLIKWGDTLWDLSDTYYRNPWLYPIIARENKIKNPDLIIAGTYINIPPR from the coding sequence ATGAGTAACGAAATTATCGGAATAAAACAGGCGGACGGATCGTTTTACCCCATTTTGCAGGACGGAAAGCCGGATAATAAAACAATCGAACTGACGACCGTACGCGACGGACAAACGACAGCCCGAATCCATTTGTATAAAAAAGAACCGGGCAGCATCGACGAGCCCGCTTACGTCGACACTCTGCTCATAGAACATCTCGTTCCGCATCCCAAACGGGAACCGACGATGAATCTCAACATCAACCTCGATGAAAACAATGTGCTTACGGCAAAGGTTGTCGACTCCGAAACCGGCAACAGCTCCGACATCCGCGTTTCATTGGTAAATATGCCCGAATCGCAGCTGCAAACTCAAAGCGATTTTACGGTAACCGATGCCGAACCGGTTTTTGCCGAAGATGTACACACGGCAATGCCCGATTTCGACACGGACGAATTCGCAGTTCCGACTGCCGATGAGCCGAAAGAAAAGCCGGTGAAAGATGAACCGGTCGATCTTAAAGATGCACCGGATACGCCTGTTGAAAAAAGTACCGAATCAAAAGACGATTTTGCCGACTTCGGCGACTTCGATTTGGAAGACAGCGATTTGAACTTTGACGATTCCGACGGCGAAAAATCCGCAGCGGCCGCGATGCCGGAAATCCCCGATTTTTCCGAAGAAACCGAAAGTACCGAAGGATCCGAAGCACTCGGCGATGACGCAGCCGACAGCACAATGCCGGGCGACACGGAAATGGCCGCCGGCAAAACCGACGATTTTTCGTTCGACATGCCCGACTTCGACGCCGATGAATTCGATGTATCGACTGACGAGTCGAAAGAACGGCAGACGGAAGAAAAACCGACCGATATTGGAAGTGTACCGGAGACGTCTGCCGAACAAACCGCCGAATCCGAAGACAATTTTGCCGATTTCGGCGACTTCAATTTGGAAGACAGCGACTTGAACTTTGACTCGGCTGAAGATAAAGAAAACGATTTTGTAAAATCACCATCCGCAGCAAAGGAGAATCCGCCCTTGTACGATTTGAATTTACCCGACGACATAGACGAAAACGCCGGCAAAAAAAAGTGCCGCATTCCGATGCTCATCTGCATTATCTGCGCACTTTTGTGCATCCTCGCCGTCATCGGCATCTTTTTACGTCTTCCGTGGAAAAATCGCGGCGGCACGCAAAACGCCGATGCGAATATCGTTACGGTTGAGCCGCCCGATCAAAAGGAGCAGCCGAAAGACGCCGTTCCTCCCGCTCCCGAAGAAAACACAATCGTTATTGTGGAACAGGAAAAGGTGGAAAAGCAGGAAGTCATCCCCGAAAAAACCGAACCCGCTCCCGAAGCAAAACCGCAAACGGTTCGTTATCTTATAAAATGGGGCGATACGCTCTGGGACCTTTCGGATACGTACTATCGGAATCCGTGGCTGTATCCGATTATCGCGCGCGAAAACAAGATAAAAAATCCCGATTTGATTATCGCGGGAACCTATATCAACATTCCGCCCCGATAA